DNA from Methylobacterium currus:
GGCCGCAGCCTGGCGCTCACCTACGTCACCGGCGCGGTGGTGCGCTTCGGCACCGGCCTCGCCAACCTGCTGCTGGGCCATCCCTCCCCGTCCTTCTGGATCCAGGCGCCGCTCTGGGCCGCCCTGACGCTCGGGGCGATCAGCGGCGGCCTGCTGCACGGTCTCTATGGCGAGCGCGCCTTCCTGGTGCCGGCGGTCGTCGCGGCCTTGCTGGCGGCGATCGCCCTGGCGATGACGCTGATCCACGGCGACGGGCCGCTGGTCTCCGGCACCAAGTCGCCGGCGCCGGACGCCGCCGCCACGGCTCCGCCGGTAGTGTGACGCGAACCCGGAGCGGGGATTCCGCTCCGGCAAAGATTACGCATCGTTCATGGGGCGGAGACACCCGCGTAAGCTGGAGGCGTCCATAACGGCAGGGTCGCCGGACGCGGTGCCGCCCTCATCCCCCCGGGCGGTGCCGCGCTCCAAGGCCCCGAGGGCCGGGGCGCCGGGTCCTCATCGTCGCCCCCCAGACGACCCGGTGCACCGTGCCACGGCAGGCCGAGCCTCCCGCTCGGCCTGCCGCCCCCGGCGGCGATGCCCCGGCGTGCCGCGCTCCCACCCCCCGGAGCGGCACGCCGGGCGGGGCCGGCCCGGGGTCTTTCAAGGGCGCCAGGACCCGGATCGAGAACTCCCGCGCGCCGGGGATCTGGCCTACAATGCCCGACATGCGCCTTCTGATCATCGAGGACGACCGCGAAGCGTCCAGCTACCTCTCCAAGGCCTTCCGCGAGGCCGGCCACGTCGCCGATACCGCCGATGACGGGCTCGACGGCTACGCGCTGGCGCGCGAGGGGACTTACGACGTGCTGGTGGTCGACCGGATGCTGCCGAAGCTCGACGGCCTGTCGCTGATCCGCTCGCTGCGCGAGCAGGGCGTCGACACGCCGGTCCTGATCCTCTCGGCGCTCGGCCAGGTCGACGACCGGGTGAAGGGCCTCAAGGCCGGGGGCGACGATTACCTGCCCAAGCCCTACGCCTTCTCCGAGCTGATGGCCCGGATCGAGGTGCTGGCCCGCCGGCGCGGCGGCGGCCCGGCGACCGAGGTGACGAGCTACCGCGTCGGCGACCTCGAACTCGACCGGCTGTCGCACCGGGTCACCCGGGCCGGCCAGGAGATCCCGCTCCAGCCGCGGGAGTTCCGCCTGCTCGAATACCTGATGCGCCATGCCGGCCAGGTCGTCACCCGCACGATGCTGCTCGAGCACGTCTGGGACTACCATTTCGATCCGCAGACCAACGTCATCGACGTCCACGTCTCCCGCCTGCGCGCCAAGGTCGACAAGGGCTTCGACCGCCCGATGATCCACACCGTGCGGGGCGCCGGCTACATGGTCCGCGCCGGCGGCGAGGCGTGAGCGTCCGGAATCCAGGCCCTCTCGGCGCAGGCCCTCTCGGCGCGAGCGCGCCCGACGGCGTGCTGGCCCGTCTCGGCGCGCTGTTTCGCACCACCGCGTTCAAGCTCTCGCTCGCCTACCTCCTGATCTTCGCTGCCTTCGCGTTCTTCGCCCTGGGCTACGTCGCCTGGAACGCGCGGCGAGTCCTCGACGACCAGATCGTCTCGACCATCGAGGCCGAGATCAACGGCCTGTCCGACCAATACGCGTCCGGCGGCATCCGCCGCCTCGTCGGCGTCGTCGAGCGGCGCTCGCGCGAGCCCGGCGCCTCGCTCTACCTCGTCACCACCCCGGCCGGCGAGCACGTCGTCGGCAATGTCGAGGCGCTGCCCCCGGGCGTGCTCGCCGCGCCGGGCCAGACCGAGACGGCCTATGGCCGCGGCACCGACGGCGACCGCCTCGACCACCGGGCGATCGTGCGCATCTTCACCCTGCCGGGGGGCTTCCGCCTGCTCGTCGGCCGCGACGTCGAGGAGCGCGACCGCCTGCGGGCGGTGATCGGGCGGGCCTTCGCCTGGTCGCTGATGCTGGTCGTCGGCCTCGGCTTCCTCGGCAGCTGGTTCATCGCCCAGCGCGTCCTGAAGCGCGTCGACCACATGACCGAGATCACCCGCGGCATCATGGCGGGCGACCTCGACGGGCGGCTGACGCTCGCCGGCAACGGCGACGAGCTCGACCGGCTGGCGAGCAACCTCAACGCGATGCTCGACCGCATCGGCGAGCTGATGCGCGGCATGCGCGAGGTCTCGGACAACATCGCCCACGACCTCAAGACCCCGCTCACCCGCCTGCGCAACAAGGCCGACGCGGCTCTGCGCGAGGGCGACGACCCGGATTCCTTGCGGGCGGCGCTGGAAGCCAACATCGAGGAGAGCGACAACCTGATCCGGGTGTTCAACGCGCTTCTGATGATCGCGCGGCTCGAGGCCGGCAATGCCCGCGAGGGGCTGGCGGATTTCGATGCCGGGGCGGTCGCCCTCGAGGTCGCGGAGTTGTACGAAGCGGTGGCGGAGGAACGCGGCGTCGCCTTGCGGGCCGAGGTCGAGGACGGCCTGGTGCTGCATGGCAGCCGCGAATTGATCGGACAGGCGATGGCGAACCTGATCGACAACGCCCTGAAATACGGGCAAAAAACCGGCATTGCCACCGAGGGGCCAATGGTCCGCGTCGCGGCGCGGCGGGAGAATGGCAGCGTGGTGCTCACCGTGGCCGACCGGGGCGAGGGCATCCCGGAGGCCGAGCGCGGCCGGGTGCTGGAGCGCTTCGTGCGGCTCGAGACGGCCCGCACGCGGCCGGGCTTCGGGCTGGGCTTGAGCCTCGTCAACGCCGTCGCGCGCCTGCACCAGGGCACCTTCACCTTGGAGGACAACGCGCCGGGCCTGCGCGCCACCTTGCGCCTGCCGGCCCTGCCGCGCGATCAGGCCGTCCGGGAGAGTGCCGCGTGACCGGGCCGCTCGCCGCGCGCCTGACCCGGGCGCCCCGCCTCGCCGAGCCGGACCGGGCGCAGGCGCGCCTCTCCGATCTCCTTGCCGAGGCCCCCGACCTCGCGCCGCTCCTGGCCGAGGGCGGACCGGCCCGCGACCTCCTCCTCGGCCTTGCCGACCATTCGCCGTTTCTGTGGGGCCTCGCCGCCCGCGACCCCGCGCGGCTCGCCGGCCTGCTGGAGCGCCCGCCGGAAGACTCCAACGCCGCGATCCTGGCCGACCAGCGGGGGGCCGGCCGTGCCGGCCCGACGGGGCCCGCCGGCAGCGACGTCGCCCAAAAGCTTCGCCGCAACCGCGCCGCCCACGCGCTGCTGGTGGCGCTCGCCGATATCGGCGGGGTCTGGTCCCTGGAGCAGGTGACGGCGGCCCTGTCCGATTTCGCCGATGCCTCGGTGAGCGCCGCGGTCGACGCGGCCTTGGTCCAGGCCGCCGGCACCGGCCGCTTCCTCCCGCCCGATCCGATCAATCCGCAGGCGGGATCGGGCCTGATCGTGCTCGGCATGGGCAAGCTCGGGGCCGGCGAGCTGAACTATTCGAGCGACGTCGACCTGATCGTGCTGTTCGACCCCGACGCCGCTCCCTTGCGCCCGGGCGTCGAGGCGACGCCGTTCTTCAGCCGGATCGCGCAGGCGGTCGCTAAGCTCCTGCAGGAGCGCACCGCCGACGGCTACGTCCACCGGGTCGATTACCGCCTGCGGCCCGATCCCGGCTCGACCCCGACCGCCCTGTCGCTGCCCTCCGCCTACACCTATTACGAGACGGTAGGCCAGAACTGGGAGCGCGCCGCCTTCATCAAGGCCCGGCCGGTCGCCGGCGACCTTGACCTCGCGGATTCGTTCCTCGCCGAGCTGCGGCCGTTCATCTGGCGAAAATACTTCGATTTCGCCTCGATCGCCGACGTGCACGCGATGAAGCGGCAGATCCACGCCGTGCGAGGCCACGGTGCCATCGCGGTGGCCGGTCACGACATCAAGCTCGGGCGCGGCGGCATCCGGGAGGTCGAGTTCTTCGTCCAGACCCAGCAGCTCGTCTTCGGCGGGCGCCGCCCGTCCTTGCGCGGCCGGCGCACGCTGGAGATGCTGGCCGCCCTGCACGACGAGGGCTGGATCACCCCGGAGGCCCGCGACGAGCTCTCCGACGCCTACCGCTTCCTGCGGACCGTCGAGCACCGGTTGCAGATGGTGGCCGACGAGCAGACCCAGCGCCTGCCGGACGAGCCCGTGAAGCTCGCGCGCTTCTCCCGCTTCCTCGGCTTTTCCGACGCCGCCGCCTTCGGCGAGGCGCTGACCGCCGAGGCGCGACGGGTGCAGGGGCATTACGCCCTGCTGTTCGAGGCCGAGCCGGACCTCGCGGCGGAGGTGGGCGACCTCGTCTTCACCGGGGCCGAGGACGATCCCGAGACGCTCGCCACCTTGCGCCGCCTCGGCTTCCGGGCGCCGGAGCGGGCGACCGAGACGGTGCGGGGCTGGCATTTCGGCCGCCGCCCGGCGGTGACCAGCCCGCGGGCCCGCGAGGTCCTGACCGAGCTGGTCCCGGCCCTGATCCAGGCGCTGGCCGGCACCGGCGACCCGGACGGGGCGCTCGCCGCCCTCGACCGCGCCTTCGGGCGGATGCCGGCGGCGGTCGAGCTTCTCACCATCCTGCGCTCGCACGAGCGCCTGCGGCTGCTCTTCGCCGACCTTCTCGGCACCGTACC
Protein-coding regions in this window:
- a CDS encoding bifunctional [glutamine synthetase] adenylyltransferase/[glutamine synthetase]-adenylyl-L-tyrosine phosphorylase; this translates as MTGPLAARLTRAPRLAEPDRAQARLSDLLAEAPDLAPLLAEGGPARDLLLGLADHSPFLWGLAARDPARLAGLLERPPEDSNAAILADQRGAGRAGPTGPAGSDVAQKLRRNRAAHALLVALADIGGVWSLEQVTAALSDFADASVSAAVDAALVQAAGTGRFLPPDPINPQAGSGLIVLGMGKLGAGELNYSSDVDLIVLFDPDAAPLRPGVEATPFFSRIAQAVAKLLQERTADGYVHRVDYRLRPDPGSTPTALSLPSAYTYYETVGQNWERAAFIKARPVAGDLDLADSFLAELRPFIWRKYFDFASIADVHAMKRQIHAVRGHGAIAVAGHDIKLGRGGIREVEFFVQTQQLVFGGRRPSLRGRRTLEMLAALHDEGWITPEARDELSDAYRFLRTVEHRLQMVADEQTQRLPDEPVKLARFSRFLGFSDAAAFGEALTAEARRVQGHYALLFEAEPDLAAEVGDLVFTGAEDDPETLATLRRLGFRAPERATETVRGWHFGRRPAVTSPRAREVLTELVPALIQALAGTGDPDGALAALDRAFGRMPAAVELLTILRSHERLRLLFADLLGTVPRLADTVAFSPHVLDAVIDPAFVAPVTEAKALAEQFRTGLGRPRDLEDFLDRSRDAARQLRFVAGARLLSGILPPAGAGRAYAGIAEATVVAALEAVEAAFAEEHGRVPGGRFAVLGLGRLGSCQLTADSDLDLVVLYDFDPERRESDGKRALDAAVYYNRLTQRLVAALTVPTRRGRLYEVDLRLRPSGGQGPIANQWQRFSAYWREEAALWEHMALTRARPIAGEASLRAEADATAASVLRQPRDPGVVAGEVRAMRALIAREKGDHGPLDMKLAPGGLLDLDFLGQALVLSHASAHPDLVGLDAPGVLERAGAHGLIEAGMAGRLVTAYRLLDDVHHWQRLMVEGDFGRTAPPAARARLAAALGQPDEAALTAQLTETRAGVQESFAAILG
- a CDS encoding HAMP domain-containing sensor histidine kinase → MSVRNPGPLGAGPLGASAPDGVLARLGALFRTTAFKLSLAYLLIFAAFAFFALGYVAWNARRVLDDQIVSTIEAEINGLSDQYASGGIRRLVGVVERRSREPGASLYLVTTPAGEHVVGNVEALPPGVLAAPGQTETAYGRGTDGDRLDHRAIVRIFTLPGGFRLLVGRDVEERDRLRAVIGRAFAWSLMLVVGLGFLGSWFIAQRVLKRVDHMTEITRGIMAGDLDGRLTLAGNGDELDRLASNLNAMLDRIGELMRGMREVSDNIAHDLKTPLTRLRNKADAALREGDDPDSLRAALEANIEESDNLIRVFNALLMIARLEAGNAREGLADFDAGAVALEVAELYEAVAEERGVALRAEVEDGLVLHGSRELIGQAMANLIDNALKYGQKTGIATEGPMVRVAARRENGSVVLTVADRGEGIPEAERGRVLERFVRLETARTRPGFGLGLSLVNAVARLHQGTFTLEDNAPGLRATLRLPALPRDQAVRESAA
- a CDS encoding response regulator transcription factor, producing MRLLIIEDDREASSYLSKAFREAGHVADTADDGLDGYALAREGTYDVLVVDRMLPKLDGLSLIRSLREQGVDTPVLILSALGQVDDRVKGLKAGGDDYLPKPYAFSELMARIEVLARRRGGGPATEVTSYRVGDLELDRLSHRVTRAGQEIPLQPREFRLLEYLMRHAGQVVTRTMLLEHVWDYHFDPQTNVIDVHVSRLRAKVDKGFDRPMIHTVRGAGYMVRAGGEA